A single genomic interval of Mauremys reevesii isolate NIE-2019 linkage group 24, ASM1616193v1, whole genome shotgun sequence harbors:
- the SEMA6C gene encoding semaphorin-6C isoform X4, translating into MWAELASRACRWASERWSSRKAQPVPLCSPAGKATRMPPSCPAAAALLLLLGRCLLPSALSFPKDLAPLSTVGLPTTSAYPCFRGLAGDNDTAQLGLDFQRMLRLNQTLFIAARDHVYAFDLSQTPEDFYPDRHLTWKTQDMKNCAMRGKLRDECYNYIKVLVPKNDRTLFACGTNSFNPVCRTYKISSLEQEGEELNGQARCPFDAKQTNVALFADGNLYSATVADFQASDAVIYRSLGERSPVLRTVKYDSKWLREPHFLHALEYGNYVYVFFREISMEYTTLGRVIFSRVGRVCKNDMGGSPRVLEKYWTSFLKARLNCSVPGDAFFYFDVLQAVTDVFQVNGRPAVFGVFTTQSNSITGSAVCAFYLDDIERAFAGKFKEQKNADSAWAPVPEEKVPKPRPGSCASVGQAAGYRTSNEFPDETLAFIKSYPLLDEAVPAATGRPWFTKTTSRYKLTQLAVDTAAGPHRNYTVLFLGSEDGKVLKVLTGTKENSSVETLLLEEISVYSPAQ; encoded by the exons GGCCTGCCGATGGGCGAGCGAGCGATGGTCCAGTCGTAAGGCCCAGCCGGTTCCGCTCTGCTCTCCGGCTGGGAAGGCCACGAGGatgcccccctcctgccctgctgcGGCCGCTCTGCTCCTCCTGCTGGGCCGATGCCTGCTGCCATCCGCGCTCTCCTTCCCCAAGGACCTCGCTCCCCTCAGCACCGTGGGCCTGCCGA CGACGTCCGCGTACCCCTGCTTCCGAGGCCTCGCCGGCGACAATGACACGGCCCAGCTCGGCCTGGACTTCCAGAGGATGCTGCGGCTCAACCAGACGCTCTTCATCGCCGCGCG GGACCACGTTTATGCCTTTGACCTCAGCCAGACCCCAGAGGATTTCTATCCCGACAGG CATCTCACCTGGAAGACCCAGGACATGAAGAACTGCGCCATGCGTGGGAAGCTGCGG GACGAATGCTATAACTACATCAAGGTGCTGGTGCCCAAGAATGATCGGACCCTCTTCGCCTGTGGGACGAATTCCTTCAATCCCGTGTGCCGGACCTACAAG ATCAGCAGCCTGGAgcaggaaggggaggagctgaACGGCCAGGCCCGCTGCCCCTTCGATGCCAAGCAGACCAACGTTGCCCTCTTTGCAG acGGGAACCTGTACTCAGCCACCGTGGCAGACTTCCAGGCCAGCGACGCGGTGATTTACCGCAGCCTGGGCGAGAGGAGCCCCGTGCTCCGCACCGTCAAGTACGACTCCAAGTGGCTGCGAG AGCCCCACTTCCTCCACGCCCTGGAGTATGGGAACTACGTCTATGTCTTCTTCCGGGAGATCTCCATGGAATACACCACGCTGGGCAGG GTGATCTTCTCGCGCGTGGGCCGGGTGTGTAAGAACGACATGGGGGGTTCTCCCCGCGTGCTGGAGAAGTACTGGACCTCCTTCCTCAAGGCCCGGCTCAACTGCTCCGTGCCCGGAGACGCCTTCTTCTACTTCGACGTGCTGCAGGCCGTCACCGACGTCTTCCAGGTCAACGGGCGCCCCGCCGTCTTCGGGGTGTTCACCACCCAGTCCAACAG catcACCGGCTCGGCCGTCTGCGCCTTCTACCTGGACGACATCGAGCGGGCGTTCGCCGGGAAGTTCAAGGAGCAGAAGAACGCGGATTCCGCCTGGGCCCCAGTCCCGGAGGAGAAGGTGCCTAAACCCAG GCCAGGCAGCTGCGCCAGCGTTGGCCAAGCGGCCGGCTACAGAACCTCCAATGAGTTCCCCGACGAGACGCTGGCCTTCATCAAGTCCTACCCGCTGCTGGACGAGGCCGTGCCCGCCGCCACGGGAAGGCCCTGGTTCACCAAGACCACCAGCAG GTACAAGCTGACCCAGCTGGCAGTCGACACAGCCGCCGGCCCCCACAGGAACTACACGGTGCTGTTCCTCGGCTCGGAGGACGGGAAGGTGCTGAAGGTTCTTACCGGGACGAAGGAGAACTCCAGCGTGGAGACCCTGCTCCTGGAGGAGATCAGCGTCTACAGCCCGGCCCAGTGA